In the genome of Triticum urartu cultivar G1812 chromosome 5, Tu2.1, whole genome shotgun sequence, one region contains:
- the LOC125508963 gene encoding protein IQ-DOMAIN 12-like isoform X1 has product MQCEQVPIIVLFACDIPEQIDRRMERKKKGWFERIKRLFISEPKQKPKPDKKVKSKRWLVGKLKTQHSFALPAPEPEPATGQIQIRHAEEEQSKHAVAVALASAAAAEAAVAAAHAAAEVVRLTGPPSPAPAREDPASSGHELFAAVAIQSAYRGYLARRALRALKGLVRLQAVIRGQAVRRQTATTLRGLESLVKIQARQRARADVEHEQEHSHDGMDALLRRGRELYAAALQEQQQSSRGWDGSTLSKEEMGAVMRSREEAAIKRVRALQYASIQNEKIGIRRQPMSRDEMETLNQRWSWLEEWVGSQPFDKDVAVDVVTHPHPPPPRSRDSLACLEDDDDRDDDGYGRRLGYSSRRSFGRARRTPGRGSIDDGLQACSPAVAFPGYMASTASAKAKFRSMSTPKERFAVPSDAYSEQCFADRLMSPIPSMSPMPSVASDMGFSRSSRPPVAQRSPRIKGGPMTPSRIRSRRSPSRHSFGSEAALHQMQMEHYTPIR; this is encoded by the exons ATGCAATGCGAGCAGGTCCCCATCATTGTATTGTTCGCGTGTG ACATCCCAGAGCAGATAGACAGAAGAatggagaggaagaagaaggggtgGTTCGAGCGCatcaagaggctcttcatctccGAGCCCAAGCAGAAACCCAAGCCAGACAAG AAGGTGAAGAGCAAGAGATGGCTGGTAGGGAAGCTCAAGACCCAGCACTCGTTTGCCCTGCCAGCTCCGGAGCCGGAGCCGGCGACGGGTCAGATTCAGATCAGGCACGCGGAGGAGGAGCAGAGCAAGCACGCGGTGGCGGTCGCGCTCGCCTCCGCAGCGGCCGCAGAGGCGGCCGTCGCGGCCGCCCACGCGGCCGCGGAGGTGGTCCGCCTCACAGGACCCCcctcgccggcgccggcgcgTGAGGACCCCGCGTCTTCCGGCCACGAGCTGTTCGCCGCCGTCGCGATTCAGTCAGCCTACCGCGGATACCTC GCGCGGAGGGCACTGCGCGCGCTCAAGGGCCTGGTGAGGTTGCAGGCGGTGATCCGCGGGCAGGCGGTGCGGCGGCAGACGGCGACGACGCTGCGGGGCCTCGAGTCGCTGGTGAAGATCCAGGCCCGGCAGCGCGCCAGGGCCGACGTCGAGCACGAGCAGGAGCATTCCCACGACGGCATGGACGCCCTGCTGAGGAGAGGCCGGGAGCTGTACGCCGCCGCGCTGCAA GAGCAGCAGCAGAGCAGCCGGGGGTGGGACGGCAGCACCCTCTCCAAGGAAGAGATGGGCGCCGTGATGAGGAGCAGGGAGGAAGCCGCCATCAAGCGCGTGCGCGCGCTGCAGTACGCCTCCATCCAAAAC GAGAAGATCGGCATCAGGAGGCAGCCCATGTCCAGGGACGAGATGGAGACGCTCAACCAGCGCTGGAGCTGGCTGGAGGAGTGGGTCGGCTCGCAGCCCTTCGACAAGGACGTGGCCGTCGACGTGGTCACCCACCcccacccgccgccgcctcgctccaGGGACTCCCTTGCCTGCCTCGAGGACGACGACGACCGCGATGACGACGGCTATGGCAGGCGGCTCGGCTACTCGTCCAGGCGGTCCTTCGGCCGCGCCAGGCGCACGCCAGGGAGGGGGAGCATCGACGATGGGCTGCAGGCCTGCTCGCCGGCAGTGGCTTTCCCGGGGTACATGGCGTCCACGGCGTCCGCCAAGGCCAAGTTCCGGTCCATGAGCACGCCCAAGGAGCGCTTCGCCGTGCCATCCGACGCATACTCGGAGCAGTGCTTCGCCGACCGCCTCATGTCACCCATCCCGTCCATGTCGCCGATGCCGTCCGTCGCCAGCGACATGGGCTTTTCTCGCTCCAGCAGGCCGCCGGTTGCGCAGCGTTCGCCGCGCATCAAGGGGGGACCGATGACGCCGTCGAGGATCCGCTCCAGGAGGTCCCCGAGCCGCCACAGCTTCGGCTCTGAAGCCGCGCTGCACCAGATGCAGATGGAGCACTACACCCCTATTCGCTAG
- the LOC125508963 gene encoding protein IQ-DOMAIN 12-like isoform X2, whose translation MERKKKGWFERIKRLFISEPKQKPKPDKKVKSKRWLVGKLKTQHSFALPAPEPEPATGQIQIRHAEEEQSKHAVAVALASAAAAEAAVAAAHAAAEVVRLTGPPSPAPAREDPASSGHELFAAVAIQSAYRGYLARRALRALKGLVRLQAVIRGQAVRRQTATTLRGLESLVKIQARQRARADVEHEQEHSHDGMDALLRRGRELYAAALQEQQQSSRGWDGSTLSKEEMGAVMRSREEAAIKRVRALQYASIQNEKIGIRRQPMSRDEMETLNQRWSWLEEWVGSQPFDKDVAVDVVTHPHPPPPRSRDSLACLEDDDDRDDDGYGRRLGYSSRRSFGRARRTPGRGSIDDGLQACSPAVAFPGYMASTASAKAKFRSMSTPKERFAVPSDAYSEQCFADRLMSPIPSMSPMPSVASDMGFSRSSRPPVAQRSPRIKGGPMTPSRIRSRRSPSRHSFGSEAALHQMQMEHYTPIR comes from the exons atggagaggaagaagaaggggtgGTTCGAGCGCatcaagaggctcttcatctccGAGCCCAAGCAGAAACCCAAGCCAGACAAG AAGGTGAAGAGCAAGAGATGGCTGGTAGGGAAGCTCAAGACCCAGCACTCGTTTGCCCTGCCAGCTCCGGAGCCGGAGCCGGCGACGGGTCAGATTCAGATCAGGCACGCGGAGGAGGAGCAGAGCAAGCACGCGGTGGCGGTCGCGCTCGCCTCCGCAGCGGCCGCAGAGGCGGCCGTCGCGGCCGCCCACGCGGCCGCGGAGGTGGTCCGCCTCACAGGACCCCcctcgccggcgccggcgcgTGAGGACCCCGCGTCTTCCGGCCACGAGCTGTTCGCCGCCGTCGCGATTCAGTCAGCCTACCGCGGATACCTC GCGCGGAGGGCACTGCGCGCGCTCAAGGGCCTGGTGAGGTTGCAGGCGGTGATCCGCGGGCAGGCGGTGCGGCGGCAGACGGCGACGACGCTGCGGGGCCTCGAGTCGCTGGTGAAGATCCAGGCCCGGCAGCGCGCCAGGGCCGACGTCGAGCACGAGCAGGAGCATTCCCACGACGGCATGGACGCCCTGCTGAGGAGAGGCCGGGAGCTGTACGCCGCCGCGCTGCAA GAGCAGCAGCAGAGCAGCCGGGGGTGGGACGGCAGCACCCTCTCCAAGGAAGAGATGGGCGCCGTGATGAGGAGCAGGGAGGAAGCCGCCATCAAGCGCGTGCGCGCGCTGCAGTACGCCTCCATCCAAAAC GAGAAGATCGGCATCAGGAGGCAGCCCATGTCCAGGGACGAGATGGAGACGCTCAACCAGCGCTGGAGCTGGCTGGAGGAGTGGGTCGGCTCGCAGCCCTTCGACAAGGACGTGGCCGTCGACGTGGTCACCCACCcccacccgccgccgcctcgctccaGGGACTCCCTTGCCTGCCTCGAGGACGACGACGACCGCGATGACGACGGCTATGGCAGGCGGCTCGGCTACTCGTCCAGGCGGTCCTTCGGCCGCGCCAGGCGCACGCCAGGGAGGGGGAGCATCGACGATGGGCTGCAGGCCTGCTCGCCGGCAGTGGCTTTCCCGGGGTACATGGCGTCCACGGCGTCCGCCAAGGCCAAGTTCCGGTCCATGAGCACGCCCAAGGAGCGCTTCGCCGTGCCATCCGACGCATACTCGGAGCAGTGCTTCGCCGACCGCCTCATGTCACCCATCCCGTCCATGTCGCCGATGCCGTCCGTCGCCAGCGACATGGGCTTTTCTCGCTCCAGCAGGCCGCCGGTTGCGCAGCGTTCGCCGCGCATCAAGGGGGGACCGATGACGCCGTCGAGGATCCGCTCCAGGAGGTCCCCGAGCCGCCACAGCTTCGGCTCTGAAGCCGCGCTGCACCAGATGCAGATGGAGCACTACACCCCTATTCGCTAG
- the LOC125508964 gene encoding probable diphthine methyl ester synthase, with the protein MLYIVGLGLGDERDITVRGLDAVRRCAKVYMEAYTSLLSLGLDPASLANLEKMYGKEITVADREMVEERADQMLSEAAEADVAFLVVGDPFGATTHTDLVVRAKNMGVEVKVIHNASVINAIGVCGLQLYRYGETISIPFFTETWRPDSFYEKIQNSRRLGLHTLCLLDIRVKEPTLESLCRGKKVYEPARFMTVNTAISQLLEVEELHGGSAYGPDSLCMGVARLGSDDQKIVAGPMKKLLDVDFGPPLHCLIIVGETHPVEQEMLEFYMIK; encoded by the exons ATGCTCTACATAGTCGGCCTCGGCCTCGGCGACGAGCGCGACATCACGGTGCGGGGGCTCGACGCCGTCCGCCGCTGCGCCAAGGTCTACATGGAGGCCTACAcctccctcctctctctcggcCTCGACCCCGCCTCGCTCGCCAACCTC GAGAAGATGTACGGCAAGGAGATCACGGTCGCCGACCGCGAGATGGTAGAGGAGCGCGCGGACCAGATGCTGAGCGAGGCCGCGGAAGCCGACGTCGCCTTCCTCGTCGTCGGCGACCCGTTTGG GGCGACCACACACACTGATTTGGTTGTTCGTGCCAAGAACATGGGGGTAGAGGTTAAGGTTATCCACAATGCATCTGTCATCAATGCTATTGGCGTTTGTGGGTTGCAACTTTACCGCTATGGAGAGACCATCTCTATACCTTTCTTCACAGAGACATGGAGACCGGACAGTTTCTATGAGAAAATTCAGAACAGTCGTCGACTTGGCTTGCATACTCTTTGCCTACTAG ACATCCGTGTTAAGGAGCCAACACTTGAGTCCTTATGCAG AGGAAAGAAAGTGTACGAACCAGCAAGATTCATGACCGTGAACACTGCAATAAGTCAGCTTTTGGAGGTGGAGGAACTGCATGGGGGATCTG CATATGGTCCAGATTCGCTATGTATGGGTGTAGCTCGCCTTGGAAGCGATGATCAGAAGATTGTGGCTGGCCCCATGAAGAAACTACTAGATGTTGATTTTGGACCACCCCTTCACTGTCTCATTATAGTGGGAGAGACTCACCCTGTGGAACAAGAGATGCTAGAATTCTACATGATCAAGTAG